From Paenibacillus polymyxa, the proteins below share one genomic window:
- a CDS encoding DNA-directed RNA polymerase subunit alpha, with protein sequence MIEIEKPKIETVDVNDDGTYGKFVVEPLERGYGTTLGNSLRRILLSSLPGAAVTSVQIDGVLHEFATVPGVKEDVTEIILNLKALSLKIHSDEEKVLEIDAEGEGVVTAGDIRADSDVEILNPDLHIATLGPGSRLHMRIFANRGRGYVKQDRNKRDDQPIGVIPVDSIYTPIARVNYGVENTRVGQVTNYDKLTLEVWTDGTIRPEEAVSLGAKILTEHVMLFVGLTDEAKDAEIMVEKEEDKKEKVLEMTIEELDLSVRSYNCLKRAGINTVQELTTKSEEDMMKVRNLGRKSLEEVQEKLEELGLGLRTEE encoded by the coding sequence GTGATAGAAATCGAAAAGCCGAAAATTGAGACGGTTGACGTCAATGATGATGGCACCTATGGAAAATTCGTAGTAGAACCGCTGGAACGCGGATACGGTACGACGCTGGGGAACTCGCTTCGCCGTATTCTGTTATCCTCGTTACCGGGGGCAGCAGTCACATCGGTTCAGATCGATGGGGTTCTGCACGAGTTTGCAACGGTTCCCGGTGTGAAGGAAGACGTAACGGAGATCATTCTGAACTTGAAAGCTTTATCGCTTAAAATCCACTCAGATGAAGAGAAAGTACTCGAAATCGATGCGGAAGGCGAAGGAGTTGTAACGGCAGGTGATATCCGTGCGGATAGTGATGTGGAAATTCTTAATCCGGATCTTCACATTGCAACGCTCGGACCGGGTTCGAGACTTCACATGCGTATTTTTGCCAATCGCGGTCGCGGTTACGTTAAGCAGGATCGGAATAAACGTGATGACCAGCCGATCGGCGTCATTCCCGTCGACTCCATCTACACTCCGATTGCACGCGTGAACTACGGCGTAGAAAATACGCGTGTCGGCCAGGTTACGAATTATGACAAGCTGACACTTGAGGTTTGGACAGACGGAACTATTCGTCCTGAAGAAGCTGTGAGCCTTGGAGCCAAAATTTTGACCGAGCATGTGATGCTATTCGTGGGTCTCACGGATGAAGCAAAAGATGCAGAGATTATGGTCGAAAAAGAAGAAGATAAGAAAGAAAAAGTTCTTGAAATGACGATCGAAGAGCTGGATCTCTCCGTCCGTTCCTATAACTGCCTTAAGCGCGCTGGTATCAATACGGTACAAGAACTCACGACTAAATCTGAAGAAGATATGATGAAGGTCCGTAACTTGGGTCGCAAATCTTTGGAAGAAGTACAAGAGAAGCTCGAGGAACTTGGTTTAGGACTTCGTACGGAAGAATAG
- the rplQ gene encoding 50S ribosomal protein L17, which translates to MAYQKLGRNSSARKALFRDLVTDLFLYERIQTTEAKAKEVRSIAEKLITKAKKGDLHARRQVAAFVRRETLDGEQDAIQKLFSELATRYNERPGGYTRILKLGPRRGDAAPMVYLELVDRA; encoded by the coding sequence ATGGCATACCAAAAATTGGGCCGTAATTCCAGTGCCCGTAAAGCTTTGTTTCGTGATTTGGTAACCGATCTGTTCTTGTATGAGCGTATCCAAACTACTGAGGCTAAAGCGAAAGAAGTTCGTTCTATTGCTGAAAAACTGATCACCAAAGCGAAAAAAGGAGATCTGCACGCACGTCGTCAAGTGGCTGCGTTCGTTCGCCGTGAAACTTTGGATGGTGAGCAGGATGCAATCCAAAAGCTGTTTAGCGAATTGGCTACACGTTACAATGAGCGTCCAGGTGGATACACTCGTATCTTGAAACTGGGACCTCGTCGTGGCGACGCCGCTCCAATGGTATATCTGGAATTGGTTGACCGCGCGTAA
- the truA gene encoding tRNA pseudouridine(38-40) synthase TruA, with the protein MRNLCMKVNYDGTHYDGFQTQPSGNTIQDCLENAIYSLTGERLKITGSGRTDAGVHAYGQVFNFHTESPIPIHRWCLALNAWLPRDIIVTDAREVPLSFHARRMAKRKTYRYSINANRFPDIFHRRTQAHHPTSLDVRAMKKGLAHLVGTFDYTSFASRRSQKTNHVRTIYEAYITVDHSFSRPGSDDQGIIHTYITGSGFLQHMVRIIMGTLLEVGEGKKSPDDIPSILEAKNRSKAGPTAVGHALTLWNVEYEENIKKH; encoded by the coding sequence ATGCGGAACTTGTGCATGAAGGTGAACTATGATGGAACCCACTATGATGGCTTTCAGACGCAGCCTAGTGGCAACACCATTCAGGACTGTCTTGAAAATGCTATATACTCATTGACGGGCGAACGTCTTAAAATTACGGGCTCAGGACGTACAGATGCAGGTGTGCATGCATACGGGCAGGTATTCAATTTTCATACTGAATCGCCGATTCCGATACATCGCTGGTGTCTGGCACTTAATGCCTGGCTGCCTCGTGATATCATCGTTACAGATGCGAGAGAGGTGCCACTGTCCTTTCATGCACGCCGCATGGCGAAGCGGAAGACGTATCGGTACAGTATTAATGCGAACCGATTTCCAGACATCTTTCACCGTCGTACACAGGCCCATCATCCAACGAGTCTTGATGTAAGAGCGATGAAAAAGGGATTGGCTCATTTAGTGGGCACCTTTGACTATACTTCGTTCGCATCTCGACGTTCCCAAAAGACGAATCATGTTCGCACTATTTACGAAGCCTATATAACGGTAGACCATTCCTTTTCACGTCCAGGGTCGGACGATCAGGGAATTATTCATACTTATATTACAGGTAGCGGATTTTTGCAGCACATGGTTCGGATTATAATGGGGACTTTGCTGGAAGTGGGAGAAGGCAAAAAATCGCCGGATGATATTCCTTCCATTTTGGAAGCAAAAAACCGTTCAAAGGCTGGCCCTACAGCCGTTGGACACGCTTTAACGCTCTGGAATGTAGAGTACGAAGAAAACATCAAAAAACATTGA
- the rplM gene encoding 50S ribosomal protein L13, giving the protein MRTTYMAKPNEVERNWHIIDAEGKTLGRLASEAAALIRGKHKPQFTPHVDTGDFVVVINAEKIVLTGKKMENKKYYRHSLHPGGLKVTVAQDMVKNKPERMLELAVHGMLPKTRQGDKMKLRLKAYRGTEHPHAAQKPEVYELRG; this is encoded by the coding sequence ATGCGTACTACGTATATGGCGAAGCCAAATGAAGTTGAGCGCAATTGGCACATCATTGATGCCGAAGGCAAAACGCTCGGTCGTCTGGCAAGCGAAGCGGCTGCGTTGATTCGCGGCAAACACAAGCCACAGTTTACACCACATGTGGACACAGGTGATTTTGTTGTTGTAATCAATGCGGAGAAAATCGTATTGACCGGTAAAAAAATGGAGAACAAAAAATACTATCGTCACTCCCTGCACCCAGGTGGTCTGAAAGTAACAGTTGCACAAGATATGGTTAAGAACAAACCTGAACGTATGTTGGAATTGGCTGTTCACGGTATGCTTCCTAAAACTCGTCAAGGCGACAAAATGAAGCTGAGACTTAAAGCTTACAGAGGTACAGAGCATCCACATGCAGCACAAAAACCTGAAGTTTACGAACTTCGCGGATAA
- the rpsI gene encoding 30S ribosomal protein S9, protein MAQVQYYGTGRRKHSVARVRLVPGEGRIVINKRDINEYFGLETLKLIVKQPLNLTETLGSYDVLVIAHGGGISGQAGAIRHGISRALLKADPEFRPALKKAGFLTRDPRMKERKKYGLKAARRAPQFSKR, encoded by the coding sequence ATGGCACAAGTACAATACTATGGGACAGGTCGTCGTAAACATTCGGTAGCTCGTGTTCGTCTCGTACCGGGTGAAGGACGCATTGTCATCAATAAGCGTGATATTAATGAATATTTCGGTTTGGAAACTCTCAAACTGATCGTAAAACAACCACTGAATCTGACAGAAACACTTGGTAGCTATGACGTACTCGTTATCGCTCATGGTGGTGGTATCTCTGGTCAAGCAGGCGCAATTCGCCACGGTATTTCCCGTGCGCTGTTGAAAGCAGATCCAGAATTCCGTCCAGCTTTGAAAAAAGCAGGATTCTTGACTCGTGACCCACGTATGAAAGAACGTAAAAAATACGGCCTCAAAGCCGCTCGTCGTGCACCACAGTTCTCGAAACGTTAA